A single genomic interval of Streptococcus suis harbors:
- a CDS encoding ABC transporter ATP-binding protein, with amino-acid sequence MFKEAILRYKWYALASVLLTSIVVATTLMQPSYLQDVLTAVLANDKDEIVRVGKLLLIIAGTGLLAGLVNTIAAAKISQGVSADIREKTFRKIQSFSYANIEEFNAGNLVVRMTNDVNQIQNLVMMLFTVLMRVPLLFVGAFIMAVRTMPELWWMIILMVVLIMAIMAVVMGQMGPRFGKFQNLMDKMNSIAKENLRGIRVVKSFVQEKNQYKKFKDVSNELLDLNLFIGYGFAILQPLMMFISYMAIFASLYLVSGMLETNMEAVGGFTSFMSYLMQIMFAIIMTSFMGMQASRAAISIKRISEVLDTEPAMTFKDVADEELTGKIVFDNVSFTYPHDTEPTLKNISFEIEPGQMVGVVGATGAGKSTLAQLIPRLFDPQEGTVSIGGRDLREVSQNTLRDTVSIVLQKAILFSGTIADNLRQGSPGADLQRLERAAGIAQAKEFIDRLDDTYESQVEERGNNFSGGQKQRMSIARGVIGEPKVLVLDDSTSALDAKSEKLVQEALNHDLKGTTTVIVAQKISSVVKADKILVLDEGRLIGQGTHAELVATNDVYREIYETQKGREE; translated from the coding sequence ATGTTTAAAGAAGCCATTTTACGTTATAAATGGTACGCCTTAGCATCGGTCTTGTTGACGTCAATTGTCGTAGCAACGACCTTGATGCAACCTAGTTATTTGCAGGATGTTTTGACAGCAGTCTTGGCCAATGACAAGGATGAAATTGTTCGTGTGGGCAAATTACTGCTGATTATTGCTGGAACTGGTCTTTTGGCAGGGCTTGTCAATACCATTGCTGCAGCAAAAATTTCACAAGGGGTATCTGCAGATATTCGTGAGAAGACTTTTCGGAAAATCCAAAGTTTCTCTTATGCCAATATCGAAGAGTTTAACGCAGGGAACTTGGTTGTTCGGATGACTAACGATGTCAATCAAATCCAGAACCTTGTCATGATGCTCTTCACAGTGTTGATGCGGGTTCCATTGCTGTTTGTCGGAGCCTTCATCATGGCGGTGCGGACCATGCCAGAACTCTGGTGGATGATTATTCTCATGGTGGTCTTGATTATGGCCATTATGGCGGTTGTCATGGGGCAGATGGGACCACGTTTTGGAAAATTCCAGAACCTCATGGACAAGATGAACAGTATTGCTAAGGAAAACCTACGTGGAATCCGTGTGGTCAAATCCTTTGTTCAGGAGAAAAATCAGTATAAGAAATTCAAGGATGTATCCAACGAACTCTTGGACCTCAATCTCTTTATCGGCTACGGTTTTGCTATCTTGCAACCCTTGATGATGTTTATCTCTTACATGGCGATTTTTGCATCGCTCTACTTGGTGTCTGGGATGTTGGAAACCAATATGGAAGCAGTTGGTGGCTTTACTTCCTTTATGAGCTACCTCATGCAAATCATGTTTGCCATTATCATGACTAGTTTCATGGGGATGCAGGCTTCACGTGCTGCCATTTCTATTAAGCGGATTAGCGAGGTCTTGGATACAGAACCTGCTATGACCTTCAAGGATGTGGCGGATGAAGAATTGACTGGTAAGATTGTCTTTGACAATGTTAGCTTTACCTACCCACATGATACGGAGCCGACTTTGAAAAATATCTCATTTGAGATTGAGCCAGGGCAAATGGTCGGTGTGGTTGGTGCAACAGGTGCGGGTAAATCCACTCTTGCTCAACTGATTCCGCGTTTGTTTGACCCGCAAGAAGGAACGGTGTCCATCGGTGGTCGGGACTTGAGAGAAGTCAGCCAGAACACCCTGCGTGATACGGTATCGATTGTCTTGCAAAAGGCTATTCTCTTCTCGGGAACCATTGCGGACAACCTGCGTCAAGGCTCTCCTGGTGCTGATTTGCAACGCTTGGAGCGGGCCGCAGGTATTGCCCAAGCCAAAGAATTTATCGACCGCTTGGATGATACCTATGAGAGCCAAGTAGAAGAACGTGGAAATAACTTCTCTGGTGGTCAGAAGCAGCGGATGTCCATTGCTCGTGGGGTGATTGGCGAGCCTAAGGTTTTGGTCTTGGATGACTCAACTTCTGCCCTGGATGCCAAGTCTGAGAAACTAGTCCAAGAGGCTCTCAACCATGATTTGAAGGGGACAACCACTGTCATCGTTGCCCAGAAGATTTCTTCTGTTGTCAAAGCTGATAAGATTTTGGTACTTGACGAAGGTCGTCTGATCGGCCAAGGTACCCACGCCGAACTGGTAGCTACGAACGATGTCTACCGTGAAATCTACGAAACACAGAAAGGGAGGGAGGAATAG
- a CDS encoding MarR family winged helix-turn-helix transcriptional regulator, with translation MGHTIADFRNLLNQIEQISETIAKEYDVEHLAGPQGWALRFIAERSETETFVKDIEAELKISKSVASNLVKRMEKNGFIQVLPSQVDKRYKQLVLTEKGQGKICHLKAFHEEMHHSLFWGIQKEDFDLVKQVANQLKENIQHYKEKNHV, from the coding sequence GTGGGACATACCATTGCAGATTTTCGGAACTTGCTCAATCAGATTGAACAAATCAGTGAAACCATTGCAAAAGAATACGATGTGGAGCACTTGGCTGGTCCACAGGGCTGGGCATTGCGTTTCATTGCGGAACGGTCGGAAACCGAAACCTTTGTAAAAGATATAGAAGCGGAATTAAAGATTTCCAAATCCGTTGCCAGCAATCTGGTCAAGCGAATGGAGAAAAATGGCTTTATCCAAGTCCTGCCTTCTCAGGTTGACAAACGCTACAAGCAATTGGTTTTGACAGAGAAAGGGCAAGGGAAGATCTGTCACCTGAAAGCCTTCCATGAAGAAATGCACCATTCACTTTTTTGGGGCATTCAAAAAGAAGACTTTGATTTGGTCAAACAGGTGGCTAATCAATTAAAAGAAAATATTCAACACTATAAGGAGAAGAATCATGTTTAA
- a CDS encoding NAD(P)H-dependent glycerol-3-phosphate dehydrogenase → MEKQTIAVLGPGSWGTALAQVLNDNGHSVRIWGNIPEQIDEINKQHTNTRYFKDIVLDEKIKGYKDLAETLDGVDAVLFVVPTKVTRLVAKQVAQALKHKVVVMYASKGLEPDSHKRLSEVLEEEIPADLRSEIVVVSGPSHAEETIVRDLTLISAASKDLETATYVQNLFSNRYFRLYTNNDVIGVETAGALKNIIAVGAGALHGLGYGDNAKAAIIARGLTEITRLGVAMGANPLTYSGLSGVGDLIVTGTSVHSRNWRAGDLLGKGEKLEDIEANMGMVIEGISTTKAAYELAQELGVYMPITQAIYNVIYQGASIQDAIKEIMSGEFRHENEWS, encoded by the coding sequence ATGGAGAAACAAACCATTGCTGTTCTAGGACCAGGGTCTTGGGGAACAGCCCTTGCCCAGGTCCTCAACGATAACGGACATTCTGTTCGTATCTGGGGAAATATTCCAGAGCAAATCGATGAAATCAACAAGCAACACACCAATACCCGCTACTTCAAAGATATCGTCCTAGACGAGAAAATCAAAGGCTACAAGGATTTGGCAGAAACCCTAGACGGTGTGGATGCTGTCCTCTTCGTTGTACCAACCAAAGTAACCCGCTTGGTTGCCAAACAAGTTGCTCAAGCCCTTAAACACAAAGTGGTTGTCATGTACGCTTCTAAAGGTCTGGAGCCTGATAGTCACAAGCGCTTGTCAGAGGTCTTGGAGGAAGAAATTCCTGCAGATCTCCGTTCAGAAATCGTTGTGGTTTCTGGACCAAGCCATGCAGAAGAGACCATCGTTCGTGACTTGACCTTGATTTCTGCAGCTTCAAAAGATTTGGAAACTGCAACCTACGTGCAAAATCTCTTCAGCAACCGCTACTTCCGCCTCTACACTAATAACGATGTGATTGGCGTGGAAACAGCAGGGGCTTTGAAAAACATCATCGCTGTAGGTGCTGGCGCCCTTCACGGTCTGGGATATGGTGACAATGCCAAGGCAGCTATTATCGCTCGCGGTTTGACAGAAATCACACGTCTAGGCGTTGCTATGGGCGCAAATCCCTTGACCTATAGTGGGCTTTCTGGTGTCGGAGACTTGATTGTTACAGGAACCTCAGTTCACTCACGCAACTGGCGGGCTGGTGACTTGCTTGGTAAAGGTGAAAAACTGGAAGATATCGAAGCCAACATGGGCATGGTTATCGAAGGAATTTCTACTACCAAGGCTGCCTATGAATTAGCACAGGAATTGGGCGTTTATATGCCGATTACACAAGCCATTTACAACGTCATTTACCAGGGTGCTAGCATACAAGATGCTATTAAAGAAATCATGTCCGGCGAATTCCGCCACGAAAATGAATGGTCTTAA
- the galU gene encoding UTP--glucose-1-phosphate uridylyltransferase GalU, which translates to MTKKVRKAVIPAAGLGTRFLPATKALAKEMLPIVDKPTIQFIVEEALRSGIEDILVVTGKSKRSIEDHFDSNFELEYNLKEKGKNDLLKLVDETTGIRLHFIRQSHPRGLGDAVLQAKAFVGNEPFVVMLGDDLMDITDTKAVPLTKQLMNDYEKTHASTIAVMPVPHEEVSAYGVIAPQGEGVNGLYSVETFVEKPKPEDAPSDLAIIGRYLLTPEIFEILENQKPGAGNEIQLTDAIDTLNKTQRVFAREFKGNRYDVGDKFGFMKTSIDYALQHPQVKDDLKQYLIDLGKKLDTKKN; encoded by the coding sequence ATGACAAAAAAAGTTAGAAAAGCCGTTATCCCTGCAGCAGGTTTGGGAACACGTTTCTTGCCTGCTACTAAGGCTCTTGCCAAAGAAATGTTACCAATTGTTGATAAACCAACTATTCAATTTATCGTTGAAGAAGCCCTTCGCTCTGGTATCGAAGATATTTTGGTGGTCACTGGTAAATCAAAACGTTCTATCGAAGACCACTTTGATTCAAACTTTGAATTGGAATACAACCTCAAAGAAAAAGGCAAAAATGATTTGTTGAAACTTGTTGATGAGACAACAGGCATTCGACTACACTTCATTCGTCAAAGCCATCCACGTGGACTTGGTGATGCCGTTCTTCAAGCTAAAGCCTTTGTTGGAAATGAACCTTTCGTTGTCATGCTCGGCGATGACCTCATGGACATCACAGATACAAAAGCTGTCCCATTGACCAAGCAACTCATGAACGATTATGAAAAAACACATGCTTCAACCATTGCTGTTATGCCAGTTCCACATGAAGAAGTTTCTGCATACGGTGTTATCGCTCCACAAGGTGAAGGTGTCAACGGTCTCTATAGTGTAGAAACCTTTGTGGAAAAACCAAAACCAGAAGATGCTCCTTCTGACCTTGCTATTATCGGACGCTACTTACTCACTCCTGAAATCTTTGAGATTTTAGAAAACCAAAAACCAGGTGCCGGGAACGAGATTCAATTGACAGATGCCATTGATACTCTGAACAAAACGCAACGCGTGTTTGCTCGTGAATTCAAAGGCAACCGTTACGATGTTGGGGATAAGTTCGGTTTCATGAAAACTTCTATCGACTACGCCCTCCAACACCCTCAAGTAAAAGATGATTTGAAACAATACTTGATCGATCTTGGTAAAAAATTAGATACAAAGAAAAACTAG
- a CDS encoding rhomboid family intramembrane serine protease translates to MKNFFDKRYPVTNGLLAITALVFLLIQVFRFGQTTAAYTIFEFGGMFGEVVRYDPTQLWRLISPIFVHIGLEHFIFNSITLLGLGYQLEGLFGSRRFFLLYILSGIMGNLFVLFFTPDVVGAGASTSLFGLFAAMALLRKFSRSPYLQVLGQRYMVLLGLNLVLGLFNPTISMAGHIGGAVGGCLVVMFLPPLVEKDLFTGKQIFFSFIGYVGLIALLLGIFYVT, encoded by the coding sequence TTGAAGAACTTTTTTGATAAGCGCTATCCTGTGACCAATGGCTTGTTGGCTATCACGGCTCTTGTTTTTCTTTTGATACAAGTATTTCGCTTCGGACAGACGACGGCTGCCTATACGATTTTTGAATTTGGTGGTATGTTTGGTGAGGTAGTGCGTTATGATCCGACTCAGTTGTGGCGCTTGATTTCCCCTATCTTTGTCCACATTGGTTTGGAGCATTTTATCTTTAACAGTATTACCTTGCTTGGTTTGGGTTATCAATTAGAAGGACTGTTTGGGTCAAGGCGTTTCTTCCTGCTGTATATCTTGTCTGGGATAATGGGCAATCTTTTTGTTCTCTTTTTTACACCAGATGTAGTTGGTGCAGGTGCCTCGACCTCGCTCTTTGGTCTTTTTGCAGCTATGGCACTTTTGAGAAAATTTAGTCGCAGCCCTTATCTGCAGGTTCTTGGTCAACGCTATATGGTCCTTTTGGGATTGAACTTGGTCTTGGGACTTTTTAATCCAACCATTAGTATGGCAGGACATATTGGAGGAGCTGTTGGAGGTTGCTTGGTCGTGATGTTCCTTCCACCTCTTGTGGAAAAGGATCTTTTTACAGGAAAACAGATTTTTTTCAGTTTCATTGGCTATGTGGGTTTGATCGCTTTGCTACTAGGTATATTTTATGTGACATAA
- a CDS encoding 5-formyltetrahydrofolate cyclo-ligase, which produces MDKVSIRKEVLQSLKDLTSSQRARWSQQLTERLLASEAYQGTKSLGTYLSMPHEFDTSYLIEQAQKDGKQIFIPKTYSQGRMDFVEYNPDDLVKSRFGVWEPGTYSQPVDKSVVKLIHVPGLAWNQAGFRVGYGGGFYDRYLVDYQGETVSTLADFQIYDFEPDVFDIPVKELLIFEELF; this is translated from the coding sequence GTGGATAAAGTGAGTATACGGAAAGAAGTTCTGCAGAGTTTGAAAGACCTGACTAGTAGTCAACGAGCAAGATGGAGCCAGCAGCTAACGGAACGCCTCCTTGCTTCTGAGGCCTATCAAGGCACAAAGTCCCTTGGGACCTACCTTTCCATGCCCCATGAGTTCGACACTTCTTACCTGATTGAACAGGCTCAAAAGGATGGTAAGCAGATTTTCATCCCTAAGACCTATTCACAAGGACGCATGGATTTTGTAGAATATAATCCTGATGATTTGGTGAAATCTAGGTTTGGAGTTTGGGAACCTGGGACTTATTCACAACCTGTGGATAAGTCTGTGGTTAAGTTGATCCATGTCCCTGGTTTAGCTTGGAATCAAGCGGGTTTTCGAGTGGGCTACGGTGGTGGTTTTTATGATCGCTACCTAGTAGATTATCAGGGAGAGACGGTATCGACCTTGGCAGACTTTCAAATCTATGATTTCGAACCAGATGTTTTTGATATTCCAGTAAAGGAGTTGTTGATTTTTGAAGAACTTTTTTGA
- a CDS encoding N-acetyldiaminopimelate deacetylase, with the protein MLDLIATRRTLHQIPELGMEEFKTHAFLMETIEGLLQDCTFAQVRTWKTGILVYLTGSAPEKTIGWRADIDGLPIVEETGLDFKSLHPDRMHACGHDFHMTIALGLLEKMAEQQPKNNLLFLFQPAEENLAGGMLMYEAGAFGDWLPDEFYGLHVRPDLKVGQLATNRATLFAGTCEVKIRFTGKGGHAAFPHTANDALVAASYFVTQVQSVVSRNVDPIEGAVVTFGSMHAGTTNNVIAETAFLHGTIRALTQSMSLLVQKRVREVAEGIALSFGVGLDIELNPSGYLPVENNPQLADELMTYFEQVDGVEMIDCPPAMTGEDFGYLLNKVPGVMFWLGVDTPYPLHNPRLSPKEEVLPFAVDKLSDFLKMKAN; encoded by the coding sequence ATGCTAGATTTAATCGCGACACGCCGGACCCTCCACCAGATTCCAGAGCTGGGCATGGAGGAGTTCAAGACCCACGCCTTTCTTATGGAAACGATTGAAGGTTTACTTCAAGATTGTACTTTTGCCCAAGTCCGCACTTGGAAGACAGGGATTTTGGTCTATCTGACAGGCTCTGCTCCAGAGAAAACGATTGGCTGGCGGGCGGATATTGACGGTCTGCCGATCGTGGAGGAGACGGGCCTGGACTTCAAGTCCCTCCACCCAGATCGTATGCACGCCTGTGGACATGATTTTCACATGACCATTGCCTTGGGGCTTTTGGAGAAAATGGCAGAGCAGCAACCGAAAAATAATCTTCTCTTCCTCTTTCAGCCTGCGGAGGAAAATCTAGCAGGTGGCATGCTCATGTATGAAGCAGGAGCATTTGGGGATTGGTTACCAGATGAATTTTATGGGCTCCATGTCCGACCAGACCTCAAAGTCGGTCAACTGGCAACTAACCGTGCGACCCTCTTTGCTGGGACCTGTGAAGTCAAGATACGGTTTACAGGAAAAGGTGGTCACGCAGCATTTCCCCATACCGCCAATGACGCCTTGGTGGCAGCAAGCTACTTTGTGACCCAGGTGCAGTCGGTGGTCAGCCGTAACGTTGATCCGATTGAGGGAGCGGTGGTCACCTTCGGCTCCATGCACGCGGGCACGACCAATAATGTCATTGCGGAAACGGCCTTCTTGCATGGCACCATTCGGGCTTTGACCCAGAGTATGAGTCTTCTGGTGCAAAAGCGGGTGCGTGAAGTTGCAGAAGGAATCGCCCTGTCCTTTGGAGTGGGTCTAGACATCGAGCTCAATCCAAGTGGCTATCTGCCTGTGGAGAACAATCCTCAGTTGGCAGATGAACTAATGACTTATTTTGAACAGGTTGACGGTGTGGAGATGATTGACTGTCCACCTGCCATGACGGGAGAGGACTTCGGTTACCTGCTCAACAAGGTTCCAGGTGTTATGTTCTGGTTGGGTGTGGATACGCCTTATCCCCTTCACAACCCACGCCTCAGTCCCAAAGAGGAAGTGCTTCCCTTTGCTGTGGATAAGTTGAGTGATTTTTTGAAAATGAAAGCAAACTAG
- the dapD gene encoding 2,3,4,5-tetrahydropyridine-2,6-dicarboxylate N-acetyltransferase, translating to MTVQKMTAQEIIAFIGNAVKKTTVKVTFEGELAGPVPAEVTKLGNVLFGDWKDVEPLLANLTENVDYVVEQDGRNSAVPLLDKRNINARIEPGAIIRDQVTIGDNAVIMMGAVINIGAEIGPGTMIDMGAILGGRATVGKNSHIGAGAVLAGVIEPASAEPVRVGDNVLVGANAVVIEGVQIGSGSVVAAGAIVTQDVPENVVVAGVPARIIKEIDAQTQQKTALEEALRTL from the coding sequence ATGACTGTACAAAAAATGACTGCACAAGAAATCATTGCTTTTATCGGCAATGCTGTGAAGAAGACCACTGTTAAAGTGACATTTGAAGGTGAATTGGCTGGGCCTGTTCCTGCTGAGGTGACAAAGCTTGGCAATGTCCTCTTCGGTGACTGGAAAGACGTCGAGCCACTATTGGCAAACTTGACTGAAAATGTAGACTACGTGGTGGAGCAAGACGGTCGCAATTCAGCTGTGCCTTTGCTTGACAAACGCAACATTAACGCCCGTATCGAGCCAGGTGCCATTATCCGTGACCAAGTGACCATCGGCGATAATGCCGTTATCATGATGGGGGCGGTAATTAACATCGGTGCGGAAATCGGTCCAGGTACCATGATTGACATGGGAGCGATTTTGGGCGGACGGGCGACCGTTGGTAAAAACAGCCACATCGGTGCAGGTGCGGTCCTTGCGGGTGTGATTGAGCCGGCTTCTGCTGAGCCAGTTCGAGTTGGTGACAACGTCTTGGTAGGTGCCAATGCTGTTGTCATCGAGGGTGTGCAAATCGGTAGTGGCTCTGTAGTGGCCGCAGGTGCTATTGTGACCCAAGACGTTCCTGAAAACGTAGTGGTAGCAGGTGTGCCAGCCCGCATTATCAAGGAAATCGACGCTCAAACCCAACAAAAAACAGCCTTGGAAGAGGCTTTGCGGACACTCTAA